The following are encoded together in the Triticum dicoccoides isolate Atlit2015 ecotype Zavitan chromosome 6B, WEW_v2.0, whole genome shotgun sequence genome:
- the LOC119323917 gene encoding dehydrin COR410: protein MEDERSTQSYQGGEAAEQVEVTDRGLLGNLLGKKKAEEDKEKQEELVTGMEKVSVEEPEVKKEEHEDGEKKETLFSKLHRSSSSSSSSSDEEEEEVIDDNGEVIKRKKKKGLKEKLKEKLPGHKDTEGEHVTGLPAPAAPASVQTHHDTDVVVEKIDGDVKTEAAPAVPEEEKKGFLEKIKEKLPGGHKKPEDAAPVPVTHAAPAPVHAPAPAAEEVSSPDAKEKKGLLGKIMDKLPGYHKTGEEDKAAAAAGEHKPSA from the exons ATGGAGGATGAGAGGAGCACCCAGTCATACCAGGGAGGTGAGGCCGCCGAGCAGGTGGAGGTGACAGACAGGGGCCTCCTCGGCAACCTCCTCGGCAAGAAGAAGGCGGAGGAGGACAAGGAGAAGCAGGAGGAGCTGGTCACCGGCATGGAGAAGGTCTCCGTGGAAGAGCCCGAGGTTAAGAAGGAGGAGCACGAGGATGGCGAGAAGAAGGAGACCCTCTTCTCCAAGCTGCACCGAtccagctccagctccagctcg TCTagtgacgaggaagaggaggaggtgatcGATGACAACGGTGAGGTgatcaagaggaagaagaagaagggtctCAAGGAGAAGCTCAAGGAGAAGCTGCCCGGCCACAAGGACACCGAGGGTGAGCACGTGACGGGCCTACCCGCACCGGCGGCCCCCGCGTCTGTGCAGACCCACCATGACACCGACGTCGTCGTCGAAAAGATCGACGGTGACGTGAAGACAGAGGCGGCACCGGCAGTgcccgaggaggagaagaaaggctTCTTGGAAAAGATCAAGGAGAAGCTGCCCGGCGGCCACAAGAAACCGGAGGACGCTGCTCCGGTGCCCGTCACGCACGCTGCTCCAGCACCAGTGCACGCGCCGGCGCCAGCCGCCGAGGAGGTGAGCAGCCCTGACGCGAAGGAGAAGAAGGGCCTACTGGGCAAGATCATGGACAAGCTGCCTGGTTACCACAAGACAGGGGAGGAGGACAAGGCCGCCGCCGCTGCAGGCGAGCACAAGCCCAGCGCTTGA
- the LOC119323918 gene encoding uncharacterized protein LOC119323918 encodes MVCFFLLREKILIYNNLIEDNEEITNDGTEVVLNPTQDTIEQMLEAQKDTSKKWGPVQVQRRSTRVDVGGKTMLEIAVNKKKIQNLEKEKDTYQDPFNPQEVDDPFQVPTAGKPETHLAEDSIDTHFPFPADYGVTDGMDTEGVLSQGSLTKMSLWIGGVSSGKLSQGHYSPPRSPGRSFKTMSSLSPITPLELPLSSIQAIKRIKSGEYHKAMEMEALRSSIGVVLGL; translated from the exons ATGGTGTGTTTTTTTTTGTTGCGAGAGAAAATTTTAATCTATAACAACCTGATAGAAGATAATGAAGAGATCACCAATGATGGGACTGAAGTGGTACTCAACCCCACCCAAGATACCATTGAACAAATGTTGGAAGCTCAAAAGGACACATCAAAAAAATGGGGGCCAGTGCAAGTGCAAAGAAGAAGTACCAGAGTTGATGTAGGAGGGAAAACCATGTTGGAGATAGCTGTCAACAAGAAGAAGATCCAGAACCTGGAGAAGGAGAAGGACACTTATCAAG ATCCATTTAACCCTCAAGAGGTGGATGATCCTTTTCAAGTACCCACAGCTGGAAAACCTGAAACTCATCTTGCAGAAGATAGCATCGATACTCACTTCCCCTTTCCTGCTGACTATGGGGTGACTGATGGCATGGACACTGAAGGTGTCCTGAGCCAAGGTTCTCTCACAAAAATGTCGTTGTGGATAGGAGGAGTGAGCTCCGGTAAGCTGTCGCAAGGGCACTACTCGCCTCCTAGGAGCCCTGGGAGGAGCTTCAAGACCATGTCTTCACTCAGTCCCATCACGCCGCTGGAGCTGCCGCTGTCTTCGATCCAAGCAATCAAGCGAATCAAGAGTGGTGAGTACCACAAAGCAATGGAGATGGAAGCGCTGAGGAGCAGCATTGGGGTGGTGCTGGGGCTTTAG